Genomic DNA from Hydrogenimonas thermophila:
CGCAAGACGTGATGAAGAAAAAAGCCGCGCAAAAGAGAGAATCTTTTCATTTAGAGATAAAAATCACCGCTGGGACCCAAAAAATCAACGTCCTGAGCTTTGGAATCTTTTCAATACAAAGATCCATAAAGGCGAGAGTGTAAGAGTCTTTCCACTATCAAACTGGACAGAGCTTGACATTTGGCAATACATTTACCTTGAAAACATTCCAATCGTTCCACTATATTTTGCAAAAGAGCGACCAATAGTAGAGTATGAAGGCGCAAAAATAATGGTAGATGATGACAGAATGCCTAAAGAGCTTAGAGAAAAAGCAAAGATGCAGATGGTGAGATTTAGAACACTGGGGTGCTACCCGCTAAGTGGAGCAATTGAGTCAAAAGCATCTACACTGCCAGAGATCATAGAAGAGATGCTTCTAAGCAGAAATAGTGAAAGAGAAGGAAGACTTATAGACAAAGATCAAGAAGGCTCAATGGAGAAGAAGAAGATTGAAGGGTATTTTTAGGATGTTGAATTTTAGATGTTGGATGTTGGATTAGAAAGGGAGTATGTCTATGGAGAATAATAAAATGTTTACAGATATTGAAGTCTATCTTAAAGAGCATGAAAATAAAGAGATGCTTCGCTTTATTACTTGCGGTAGTGTGGATGATGGTAAATCAACTTTAATTGGTCGTCTACTTTACGATAGTAAGATGATCTTTGAAGATCAGTTAGCAGCTGTAAAAAATGAGACAAAAAAGTATGGAACCGTAGGAGAAGATTCAGAGATAGACTTTGCTCTACTCATAGACGGGCTTCAAAGTGAAAGAGAACAGGGCATTACCATAGATGTTGCCTACCGATTCTTTGCAACAGATAAAAGAAAATACATCATAGCAGATACCCCAGGTCACGAGCAGTACACTAGAAATATGGTAACAGGAGCCAGCACAGCAGATTTGGCAGTTATTCTAATAGATGCCAGAAAAGGTGTACTAACTCAAACTAGAAGACACTCCTTTTTAGTAAGTCTGCTAGGCATTAGAAATATAGTAGTTGCTATAAACAAAATGGACCTTGTAGACTACTCTCAAGAGACCTTTGACAATATAGTAACTGACTACAAACAGATGTATGATCAGTTAAAATTTTCTCTTCCATACAAAAACTTCCACCAAACTATAGACTTCATCCCAATGTCAGCACTAAAAGGTGACAATGTAGTAGATATATCATCAAATATGCCTTGGTATAAAGGAGAAGCTCTACTTCCATATCTAGATACTGTTACAATAAACCAAGGAGAATTTGAAGCCTTTAGATACCCAGTTCAATACGTAAACCGCCCAAACCTAGACTTCAGAGGCTTCGCAGGAACCATTGCATCAGGCTCTATAAAAGAGCAAGATAAAATCACAGTTTACCCATCAAAAAAAGAGTCAACAGTAAAAAAAATAGTTTCACCAGCAAATCCTGAACTTTTAACTCCTAACTCCGAACTCCAAAGCCTCAAAGAGGCTTTTGCCCTAATGGCTACAACTCTAACTCTAAATGACGAAATAGACATTTCAAGAGGCGATTTAATAGTAAAAACAGATGAAAAAGCTCCTCACTTAAGCGACAGTTTTGAAGCAATGCTTGTCTGGATGGATGAAGATGGACTTAAAGAGCGTGAATATATCATAAAAATCTACTCAAAAGAGACAAATGCAACCATTAGCAAAATACTCTTTAAAAAAGATGTAAACAGTTGGGAGAAGATAGAAACTAAAACATTAGAGCTAAATGACATAGCCCGTGTTCAAATAGACTTAACAGAAGAGGTGGCATTTGATCTATATGAAGAGAACAGAAAAACAGGAGCATTCATTCTCATAGATAAAATCACAAATAACACAGTAGCTGCCGGTATGATAGCAGGGACCGCTACCAGACAAAAAGCTAAAAGAGTCTATACAGAAGCAGAAAAAGAGTTAAATGCATACATAAGAAAATATTACCCTGAATGGGGATGTAAGGAATGTTGAATGTTAGATTTTGAATGTTGAATGGAAGTTTAAGAGGTGATTAGTGTATAAAGAGACTAACCTTCGCTCTATAGTCAAAGGCATAAGCTGGCGATTTGTAGCTACAGGTACAACCATCATAATTGTCTATACCTTTTTTGGAAGATTAGACTTAGCCATCGCTGCTGGTCTTTTAGAAACTGTTGCAAAAGTAGCTCTTTATTGGGCACATGAAAAGATTTGGCAAAAGATCAGATTTGGTAAAAAACGTATTGAACCTTTTAACCTATGGTTTACAGGTTTGCCACTCAGTGGTAAAACAACAATTGCCAATAAAGTCTATGAGAAACTAAAAAAGCTAGATATTCCTTTAGAGCGTATCGACTCAAAAGATATTCGTGAACTAATTCCAAATGCAGGTTTCAGCCGTGAAGAGAGAAACCAGCATATGAAACGCATAGGGCATCTCATACAGACACTTCAAAATAACTCTATCTCAACAGTTGCATCATTTGTCTCACCATACAGAGAGTCAAGAAAAGCAATCAGAACAATGGTTAAAAACAACATTGTAGTCTATGTAAAAGCAGATATTGAAACCTGTAAAAAGAGAGACTACAAAGGTGTTTATGAAAAGGCTCTAAAAGGAGAGCTAAAAAACTTCACAGGCATAAGCGATGTTTATGAAGAACCACAACACGCAGAGATAGTTATAGACACAGAAACCACCACACCAGATGAAGCCGCAGAGATGATCTTTCAGTATGTTAAAAGGAACTATATAAAATGACATCTAAAAATATAGTATGGCACGATCATAAAGTAACTAAACAAGATAGATCTTCTATAAAAAAACAAAAACCTGTCATCCTATGGTTTACTGGCTTAAGTGGAAGTGGTAAAAGCACTATTGCAAATGCAGTAGAAACAAAACTATATAAAATGGGCAAACATACCTACCTTTTAGATGGCGACAATATTCGTCACGGTTTAAACAAAGATTTAGGATTTAGTGAAGAAGACCGCATAGAAAACATTAGACGCATAGGTGAAGTAGCTAAACTGTTTGTAGATAGCGGTTTAATAGTTCTAACCGCTTTTATATCTCCTTTTCAAAAAGATAGAGATCAAGTAAGAAACTTGGTAAATGATGAAGAATTTATTGAAGTTTACGTAGATACACCTCTAGAAGTTTGTGAACAAAGAGATCCAAAAGGCTTGTACAAAAAAGCAAGAGCAGGAGAAATTCCAGACTTTACAGGCATCTCATCTCCATACGAACCACCTAAAAATCCGGAGATTCATATAAAAAATGATGAAGTAGCAGTAGAAGAGTGTGTAGAGAAGGTAATAGAATATTTAAAAGAACATAAGTATATTTAGGGAGTTAGGAGTTTAGAGTTCGGAGTTAGGAAATTAGAACAATAAATGGGGTCAGAGGTTTACTTTTTCAAAAAATATATCGACTAAAGCCGATTTTACGGAAGAATCAATAATCGTAACGTCGGCTTTAGCCGGCATATATTAACATGAGTTCAGAGTTCAGATTTCCTAACTCCGAACTCTGACCCCCCTAATTCCAAACAGAAAGAAGAAAAAATGCAAACAACTAAAGATAAAACACTACAAAACATAAACATCTTAGAAGTAATAAACATAGCCTTAAAAGCAGGCTCTGCTGTAATGCAAATTTATAGAAAAGATTTCACAGTAGAGTATAAAGATGACAAGTCACCACTTACAGAAGCAGATAAAACAGCTCATAAAATTATAGTCGATGGTTTGTCTAAAATTTCACCTTTTCCAACTCTCTCTGAAGAGGGGAAAAACATACCATACGAAGAGCGAAAAAAGTGGCAATATTACTGGCTAATAGACCCAATAGATGGAACAAAAGAGTTCATTAAAAAAAATGACGAATTTACCATAAACATTGCACTCATACATAAAGATACACCAGTTCTAGGTGTTGTACTTGCTCCAGCCATAAATGAACTTTACTATGCAAAAAAAGAAGAGGGAGCATATAAAGTAATGTTGGATAATGGATGTTGGATAATGGATGAAAAAGATTTACAGAAAGCTCAAAAGTTACCACTAAATAATTCAACATCCAATACTGAAAACTCAACATTAACAATAGTTGCTTCTAAATCCCACCTAAACCAAGAGACTCAAGACTTCATTGACAATCTAACATCTAACACTGAAAATTCAACATTCATCTCAAAAGGCTCTTCTTTAAAACTGCTAATGGTTGCAGAAGGAAGTGCCAATGTTTACCCAAGACTTGCTCCAACAATGGAGTGGGACACAGCCGCTGCCGATGCAGTTGTTCGTGAAGCTGGAAAAATGACATACGAATACAACCAACAATCTAACACTCAAGATTCAACATCCAACATCAAAAACTTTCCCTCTCTAAAGTACAATAAAGAAGATCTTCTGAATCCTTGGTTTGTTGTAAAGTAAGAGTGAAAATAAGCGGGTCAGAGGTTTACTTTTTCTCTTATAAAAACAGAAGTTCATATTTAGATATAATTTAAAAAACTAACCTGAGGTCAATATATGAAAAGAATTCCATACGGATTAACTGACTTCGTAAGAATAAGAACAGAAGATTGGTACTTTGTAGATAAGACAAGATATATAGAAGTTTTAGAGAATTACCCAGATAACTACGTAATGTTTTTAAGACCCAGACGCTTTGGGAAGACACTATTTTTGGCAATATTGGATGCATACTACAATGTACAATATAGAGATGATTTTGATCTGCTTTTTAAAGATACATACATCCATTCTCATAAAACTAAAGAGGCAAATAGTTACTATATGTTGATGTTTAACTTTAGTGTGGTTGATACTAGAGAAGTAGAAAGAAGTTTTTTGCATCATATTAAACTGAAAGTAGATAGTTTTATAAGAAGATATGGTTTTGATATAAAGATAGATGATTCTCCACTTTCAACTTTAGGTAATATTTTAGACTACTTCATTGAATACCAATCCAAAAATCTCTACATCCTCATAGATGAATATGACCATTTTGCAAACCGCCTACTCCTGCAAGATAGAAAAGAGTACCTAGATGTAGTAAGCCAAAAAGAGGCAGTATTTAAACAGTTTTTTACAGTACTAAAAGCAGGGACAAGCGGAAATAACGCACCAATAAAAAGAATGTTTATAACAGGCGTAACGCCAATGACAATGTACGATGTAACAAGCGGATTCAATATAGGAAGAAATATATCTTTAAACTCAGCCTTTAATGAGATGTTAGGACTAACTGAAGATGAAGTAAAAGAGATGATGGAGTACTTTAATGTCCCATCTAAATACTTTGAACTTGCAAAAGAGTGGTACGATAACTACCAGTTTAGTAAAAAAAATGATTCAAAGATTTTCAATACAGATATGATCTCTTACTTTGTAGAAGAGTATCATAAAGAGAATGAACTGCCAAGAGAACTAATAGACATAAACGTAAGAAGTGACTACTCCAAATTAAGAGAAGTGATCTACACAAACCAAAAACTA
This window encodes:
- the cysD gene encoding sulfate adenylyltransferase subunit CysD, whose protein sequence is MTENRLTHLKQLEAESIYILREVAATFTNPVMMYSIGKDSSVMLHLAMKAFYPAKPPFPLLHVDTLWKFKEMIEFRDRRVKELGVDLVVHTNPEGIEMNINPFVHGSKVHTDIMKTQALKQALNKGGYDAVIGGARRDEEKSRAKERIFSFRDKNHRWDPKNQRPELWNLFNTKIHKGESVRVFPLSNWTELDIWQYIYLENIPIVPLYFAKERPIVEYEGAKIMVDDDRMPKELREKAKMQMVRFRTLGCYPLSGAIESKASTLPEIIEEMLLSRNSEREGRLIDKDQEGSMEKKKIEGYF
- the cysN gene encoding sulfate adenylyltransferase subunit CysN → MSMENNKMFTDIEVYLKEHENKEMLRFITCGSVDDGKSTLIGRLLYDSKMIFEDQLAAVKNETKKYGTVGEDSEIDFALLIDGLQSEREQGITIDVAYRFFATDKRKYIIADTPGHEQYTRNMVTGASTADLAVILIDARKGVLTQTRRHSFLVSLLGIRNIVVAINKMDLVDYSQETFDNIVTDYKQMYDQLKFSLPYKNFHQTIDFIPMSALKGDNVVDISSNMPWYKGEALLPYLDTVTINQGEFEAFRYPVQYVNRPNLDFRGFAGTIASGSIKEQDKITVYPSKKESTVKKIVSPANPELLTPNSELQSLKEAFALMATTLTLNDEIDISRGDLIVKTDEKAPHLSDSFEAMLVWMDEDGLKEREYIIKIYSKETNATISKILFKKDVNSWEKIETKTLELNDIARVQIDLTEEVAFDLYEENRKTGAFILIDKITNNTVAAGMIAGTATRQKAKRVYTEAEKELNAYIRKYYPEWGCKEC
- the cysC gene encoding adenylyl-sulfate kinase, which translates into the protein MYKETNLRSIVKGISWRFVATGTTIIIVYTFFGRLDLAIAAGLLETVAKVALYWAHEKIWQKIRFGKKRIEPFNLWFTGLPLSGKTTIANKVYEKLKKLDIPLERIDSKDIRELIPNAGFSREERNQHMKRIGHLIQTLQNNSISTVASFVSPYRESRKAIRTMVKNNIVVYVKADIETCKKRDYKGVYEKALKGELKNFTGISDVYEEPQHAEIVIDTETTTPDEAAEMIFQYVKRNYIK
- the cysC gene encoding adenylyl-sulfate kinase, with product MTSKNIVWHDHKVTKQDRSSIKKQKPVILWFTGLSGSGKSTIANAVETKLYKMGKHTYLLDGDNIRHGLNKDLGFSEEDRIENIRRIGEVAKLFVDSGLIVLTAFISPFQKDRDQVRNLVNDEEFIEVYVDTPLEVCEQRDPKGLYKKARAGEIPDFTGISSPYEPPKNPEIHIKNDEVAVEECVEKVIEYLKEHKYI
- the cysQ gene encoding 3'(2'),5'-bisphosphate nucleotidase CysQ, which codes for MQTTKDKTLQNINILEVINIALKAGSAVMQIYRKDFTVEYKDDKSPLTEADKTAHKIIVDGLSKISPFPTLSEEGKNIPYEERKKWQYYWLIDPIDGTKEFIKKNDEFTINIALIHKDTPVLGVVLAPAINELYYAKKEEGAYKVMLDNGCWIMDEKDLQKAQKLPLNNSTSNTENSTLTIVASKSHLNQETQDFIDNLTSNTENSTFISKGSSLKLLMVAEGSANVYPRLAPTMEWDTAAADAVVREAGKMTYEYNQQSNTQDSTSNIKNFPSLKYNKEDLLNPWFVVK
- a CDS encoding AAA family ATPase, with the translated sequence MKRIPYGLTDFVRIRTEDWYFVDKTRYIEVLENYPDNYVMFLRPRRFGKTLFLAILDAYYNVQYRDDFDLLFKDTYIHSHKTKEANSYYMLMFNFSVVDTREVERSFLHHIKLKVDSFIRRYGFDIKIDDSPLSTLGNILDYFIEYQSKNLYILIDEYDHFANRLLLQDRKEYLDVVSQKEAVFKQFFTVLKAGTSGNNAPIKRMFITGVTPMTMYDVTSGFNIGRNISLNSAFNEMLGLTEDEVKEMMEYFNVPSKYFELAKEWYDNYQFSKKNDSKIFNTDMISYFVEEYHKENELPRELIDINVRSDYSKLREVIYTNQKLNGNFETLKNLIAGDTIELATIKTDFSGANFKDEDNFKSLLFYLGLVTIKEIKLNTILKIPNETIKRIDIDFLKDSLELEEMFELNVSKLSYLLKEFALNGSLEVFNYLAEEIKRNTGLRDYIQNEQTIKAMFLAYLSLTPYFVVKSELELNKGFADITLKPLNPYVEYFGLVEFKFYHKKNEKPNTIKTLISEAKEQLDKYEKDELVQNFIRDGKKLVKVVLVFRDYELVEVQ